From a region of the Suncus etruscus isolate mSunEtr1 chromosome 11, mSunEtr1.pri.cur, whole genome shotgun sequence genome:
- the LOC126023036 gene encoding retinol dehydrogenase 16-like — MWLYVVAVVGLYHLLRWYLERQVVSQLWDKYVFITGCDSGFGNLLAKQLDLRGLRVLAACLTEKGAETLKAQTSDRLETVILDVTKSESIAAATQWVKEHTGDRGLWGLVNNAGISVPTAPNLWMTKQDFMKILDVNLLGVIEVTLSLLPQLLKAKGRVVNVSSVAGRVSIVGGGYCVSKYGIQAFSDSLR, encoded by the exons ATGTGGCTTTATGTGGTTGCCGTGGTGGGCCTCTACCACCTTCTACGCTGGTACCTGGAGAGGCAGGTGGTGAGCCAGCTGTGGGACAAGTACGTCTTCATCACGGGCTGTGACTCGGGCTTCGGGAACCTGCTAGCCAAGCAGCTGGACCTGCGTGGCTTGAGGGTGCTGGCTGCGTGTCTGACTGAGAAGGGGGCCGAGACACTGAAGGCACAGACTTCAGACAGGCTGGAAACTGTGATCCTGGATGTCACCAAGTCAGAGAGCATCGCCGCTGCCACCCAGTGGGTGAAAGAGCACACGGGAGACAGAG GTCTCTGGGGTCTGGTGAACAATGCTGGCATCTCAGTACCCACAGCTCCCAATTTGTGGATGACCAAACAGGACTTCATGAAAATATTGGATGTGAACTTGTTGGGAGTGATTGAGGTAACCCTGAGTCTACTGCCCCAACTGCTGAAAGCTAAGGGCCGTGTGGTCAATGTCTCCAGTGTTGCGGGTCGTGTGTCCATTGTTGGTGGTGGCTACTGCGTCTCTAAGTATGGCATTCAGGCCTTCTCAGATTCCCTCAGGTAA